A segment of the Homoserinimonas aerilata genome:
CGCGAACTGCCGGTGCATCCGACGCTGTTCGCCAAGTTCCCTGAGGCGCTCATCGGCCCGTTCGATGACGTCGAGATGCCCGCCATTTCGAACGAGGTCGACTGGGAGGCGGAGCTCGCCGTCATCATCGGCGCCCCCGCGCGCCGCGTCACCGAGGGCGAGGCGACCGCGCACATCGCCGGCTACGCCGTGCTCAACGATGTGACCATGCGCGACTACCAGTACCGCACGCTGCAGTGGCTGCAGGGCAAGACGTTCGAGAACACGACACCGTTCGGCCCGTACCTGGTGACGACCGACGAGTGGCAGCTCGGCCCCGACATGCGCTGCATCGTCGACGGCGACACCGTGCAGGACACGACGACGGCAGACCTGGTGTTCACGCCGGAGAAGCTCGTCTCCTACATCTCCGACATCGTCACGCTGAACGCGGGCGACGTCATCGCGACCGG
Coding sequences within it:
- a CDS encoding fumarylacetoacetate hydrolase family protein; this translates as MKLATLRAEARPGSSTVAVRIDGDAAVEIDGFTDVGALLATEGWRDTAAAASGASHALADIEPQRWAPVVPKPGKIVCVGLNYGTHITEMGRELPVHPTLFAKFPEALIGPFDDVEMPAISNEVDWEAELAVIIGAPARRVTEGEATAHIAGYAVLNDVTMRDYQYRTLQWLQGKTFENTTPFGPYLVTTDEWQLGPDMRCIVDGDTVQDTTTADLVFTPEKLVSYISDIVTLNAGDVIATGTTGGVGHARKPARYLKDGSILETEIDGLGAQRNLAKSV